The Amycolatopsis viridis genome window below encodes:
- the hisG gene encoding ATP phosphoribosyltransferase translates to MLRVAVPNKGALAGPASEMLGEAGYRQRHEQRDLTVLDPTNEVEFFFLRPKDIPIYVGSGELDLGITGRDLALDSGAPVEEVLALGFGGSTFRYAAPAGQDWKPADLHGKRLATSYPKLVRDDLARHGVEAEVIRLDGAVEISIQLGVADAIADVVGSGRTLRQHNLVAFGDPICVSEAVLVQRAGSDAVKAKSQLTARLQGVVFAQQYMMLDYDCPRSLLERAVAITPGLESPTVAPLADADWVAVRAMVPRKKVNQIMDELAEVGAKAVLASDIRSCRL, encoded by the coding sequence ATGCTGCGGGTTGCGGTGCCGAACAAGGGAGCGCTGGCCGGGCCGGCGTCGGAGATGCTCGGCGAGGCCGGATACCGCCAGCGGCATGAGCAGCGTGACCTGACCGTCCTCGACCCGACCAACGAGGTCGAGTTCTTCTTCCTGCGCCCCAAGGACATCCCGATCTACGTCGGCTCGGGTGAACTGGACCTGGGGATCACCGGCCGTGATCTGGCGCTGGACTCCGGCGCGCCGGTCGAGGAGGTGCTCGCCCTCGGCTTCGGCGGCTCCACGTTCCGCTACGCGGCACCGGCCGGGCAGGACTGGAAACCGGCCGACCTGCACGGCAAGCGGCTCGCGACGTCGTACCCGAAGCTGGTGCGTGACGACCTGGCGAGGCACGGCGTCGAGGCCGAGGTGATCCGGCTCGACGGCGCGGTGGAGATCTCGATCCAGCTCGGGGTCGCCGATGCGATCGCCGACGTGGTCGGCTCGGGCCGCACGCTGCGCCAGCACAACCTGGTCGCGTTCGGTGACCCGATCTGCGTGTCCGAGGCGGTGCTCGTGCAGCGGGCCGGGAGCGACGCCGTCAAGGCCAAGTCGCAGCTGACCGCACGGCTGCAGGGTGTCGTGTTCGCCCAGCAGTACATGATGCTCGACTACGACTGCCCGCGTTCCCTGCTGGAGCGGGCCGTCGCGATCACCCCGGGTCTCGAGTCGCCGACGGTCGCGCCGCTGGCTGACGCGGACTGGGTCGCTGTGCGGGCGATGGTCCCGCGCAAGAAGGTCAACCAGATCATGGACGAGCTCGCCGAGGTCGGCGCGAAGGCGGTGCTCGCCTCCGACATCCGGTCCTGCCGGCTTTGA
- a CDS encoding phosphoribosyl-ATP diphosphatase produces the protein MKTFDELFAELTERARTRPAGSGTVTALDAGVHAQGKKVLEEAGEVWIAAEHESDERLAEEISQLLYRVQVLMLGRGLTTEDVYRYL, from the coding sequence GTGAAGACCTTCGACGAGCTGTTCGCCGAGCTCACCGAGCGGGCCCGCACCCGGCCCGCCGGGTCCGGCACCGTGACGGCGCTGGACGCCGGCGTGCACGCCCAGGGCAAGAAGGTGCTCGAAGAGGCCGGTGAGGTGTGGATCGCCGCCGAGCACGAGTCCGACGAGCGGCTGGCCGAGGAGATCTCCCAGCTGCTGTACCGGGTGCAGGTGCTGATGCTCGGTCGTGGGCTGACCACCGAGGACGTGTACCGCTACCTGTAG
- a CDS encoding YciI family protein, with product MRFLVLIYHNAASQEVWERLTDEEKREGLKAYEALDRDLASAGELVASSSLAPPETGKRVLVRDGQIVAGDGPFAEVKEQLAGFYVLDCDSLDRAVECAARIPEAALGLVEVRPTQDLSVFLP from the coding sequence ATGAGGTTCCTGGTGCTGATCTACCACAACGCGGCGTCCCAGGAGGTGTGGGAACGCCTGACCGACGAGGAGAAGCGGGAAGGCCTCAAAGCGTACGAGGCGCTCGACCGCGACCTCGCCTCCGCCGGGGAGCTGGTGGCGTCGTCGTCGCTGGCGCCACCGGAGACGGGCAAGCGGGTGCTGGTGCGCGACGGGCAGATCGTTGCGGGTGACGGTCCCTTCGCCGAGGTCAAGGAGCAGCTGGCTGGGTTCTACGTGCTGGACTGCGACAGCCTCGACCGGGCGGTGGAGTGCGCGGCGCGGATTCCGGAGGCGGCGCTGGGGCTGGTCGAGGTGCGGCCGACCCAGGACCTGAGCGTGTTCCTGCCGTGA
- the metH gene encoding methionine synthase produces MSDRSSSPLLDALAARVVVADGAMGTALQAHDLSLDDFAGLEGCNEILNVTRPDVVRGIHRGYLEAGADAVETNTFGANLANLGEYGIADRIGELAEAGARLARETADEYATPQRPRFVLGSVGPGTKLPTLGHAPYAQLRDAYAEQVTGLLHGGVDAVLVETSQDLLQTKAAILGARRAMRAAGQEVPVIASITVETTGTMLLGTEVGAALAALEPLGIDLIGLNCATGPAEMSEHLRTLSRSARVPLSVMPNAGLPELGPDGAVYPLSPDGLAEALSGFVREFGVGLVGGCCGTTGEHIRQLAEAVRDVERAERRPRPEPGVSSLYQAVPFEQDASVLMVGERTNANGSKKFREAMLEGRYEDCVEIAREQTRDGAHLLDLCVDYVGRDGAADMAELAGRLATASTLPIMLDSTEPAVLQAGLERLGGRCVVNSVNYEDGDGPDSRFQRIMRLVSEHGAAVVVMCIDEEGQARTAEWKVRVATRTIEDLVTNWGMRAEDIIVDCLTFPITTGQEETRRDALETIEAIRELKRRYPAVQTTLGISNVSFGLNAAARQVLNSVFLHECVQAGLTTAIVHASKILPMARIPDEQREVALDLVYDRRREGYDPLQKLMSLFEGVSAASSRASRAEELAALPLFDRLERRIVDGERTGLEADLDAALAEKPALDIVNETLLSGMKTVGELFGSGQMQLPFVLQSAEVMKAAVAHLEPHIQEQSHGDVQTKGKIVLATVKGDVHDIGKNLVDIILSNNGYDVINLGIKQPISAILDAAQEHAADAIGMSGLLVKSTVVMKENLEEMNSREVAGRWPVLLGGAALTRTYVENDLAELYHGDVRYARDAFEGLRLMDTIMAAKQGRAPEISAEEAAKRAERKARRERSLRIAEARKSAREPEAPIPARSDVATDVPVPVPPFWGTRVVKGIPVAEYATLLDERATFLGQWGLRGARGGHGPSYEQLVETEGRPRLRYWLDRLATDGVLQHAAVVYGYFPAVAEGNDLVVLSEAHADAPERARFTFPRQTRDRYLCLADFYRPRETGEVDVLPLTLVTMGQPIADYANELFAADAYRDYLEVHGLGVQLTEALAEYWHRRVRQELHFASGRAVADEDPREVEEFFKLGYRGARFSLGYGACPNLEDRATIVELLGAERIGVKLSEEFQLHPEQSTDAIVAHHPEAKYFNT; encoded by the coding sequence GCCGCAGCGACCCCGGTTCGTGCTGGGTTCGGTGGGGCCGGGCACCAAGCTGCCCACCCTGGGGCACGCGCCGTACGCGCAGCTGCGCGACGCCTACGCCGAGCAGGTCACCGGCCTGCTGCACGGCGGCGTCGACGCGGTGCTGGTCGAGACCTCCCAGGACCTGTTGCAGACCAAGGCGGCGATCCTGGGGGCGCGGCGGGCGATGCGCGCGGCCGGGCAGGAGGTGCCGGTGATCGCCTCGATCACGGTGGAGACGACCGGCACCATGCTGCTCGGCACCGAGGTGGGCGCCGCGCTGGCCGCGCTGGAACCGCTCGGCATCGACCTGATCGGCCTGAACTGCGCCACCGGCCCGGCCGAGATGAGCGAGCACCTGCGCACGCTGTCCAGGTCCGCCCGGGTTCCGCTGTCGGTGATGCCGAACGCGGGCCTGCCCGAGCTGGGCCCCGACGGCGCGGTGTACCCGCTGTCGCCGGACGGGCTCGCCGAAGCCTTGTCCGGGTTCGTGCGCGAGTTCGGCGTGGGCCTGGTGGGCGGCTGTTGCGGCACCACCGGCGAGCACATCCGGCAGCTGGCGGAGGCGGTGCGCGACGTGGAGCGCGCGGAGCGCCGCCCGCGGCCCGAGCCGGGGGTGTCGTCGCTGTACCAGGCGGTGCCGTTCGAGCAGGACGCCTCGGTGCTGATGGTGGGCGAGCGCACCAACGCCAACGGCTCCAAGAAGTTCCGGGAGGCGATGCTCGAGGGCCGCTACGAGGACTGCGTGGAGATCGCGCGCGAGCAGACCCGCGACGGTGCCCACCTGCTCGACCTGTGCGTGGACTACGTGGGCCGGGACGGAGCGGCCGACATGGCCGAGCTGGCCGGGCGGCTGGCCACGGCGTCCACGCTGCCGATCATGCTGGACTCCACCGAACCGGCGGTGCTGCAGGCCGGGCTGGAGCGGCTCGGCGGCCGCTGCGTGGTCAACAGCGTCAACTACGAGGACGGGGACGGCCCGGACTCCCGGTTCCAGCGCATCATGCGGCTGGTGTCCGAGCACGGCGCCGCGGTCGTGGTGATGTGCATCGACGAGGAAGGCCAGGCCCGCACCGCCGAGTGGAAGGTGCGGGTCGCGACCCGCACGATCGAGGACCTGGTGACCAACTGGGGGATGCGCGCCGAGGACATCATCGTCGACTGCCTGACGTTCCCGATCACCACCGGCCAGGAGGAGACCCGCCGCGACGCGCTGGAGACGATCGAGGCGATCCGCGAGCTCAAGCGCCGCTACCCGGCGGTGCAGACGACGCTGGGCATCTCCAACGTCTCGTTCGGGCTCAACGCCGCCGCGCGCCAGGTGCTGAACTCGGTGTTCCTGCACGAATGCGTCCAGGCCGGGCTGACCACGGCCATCGTGCACGCGTCGAAGATCCTGCCGATGGCCCGCATCCCCGACGAGCAGCGGGAGGTGGCGCTCGACCTGGTCTACGACCGGCGGCGGGAGGGCTACGACCCGCTGCAGAAGCTGATGTCGCTGTTCGAGGGCGTTTCGGCGGCCTCCAGTCGCGCGTCCCGCGCCGAGGAGCTGGCCGCGCTGCCGCTGTTCGACCGGCTGGAGCGGCGGATCGTGGACGGCGAGCGCACCGGCCTGGAGGCCGACCTGGACGCCGCGCTGGCCGAGAAGCCGGCGCTGGACATCGTGAACGAGACCCTGCTGTCCGGCATGAAGACGGTCGGTGAGCTGTTCGGCTCCGGTCAGATGCAGCTGCCGTTCGTGCTGCAGTCGGCCGAGGTGATGAAGGCCGCCGTCGCCCACCTCGAGCCGCACATCCAGGAGCAGAGCCACGGCGACGTGCAGACCAAGGGCAAGATCGTGCTGGCCACGGTCAAGGGCGACGTGCACGACATCGGCAAGAACCTGGTCGACATCATCCTGTCCAACAACGGGTACGACGTGATCAACCTGGGTATCAAGCAGCCCATCAGCGCGATCCTGGATGCCGCGCAGGAGCACGCGGCGGACGCGATCGGCATGTCCGGGCTGCTGGTGAAATCCACGGTGGTCATGAAGGAGAACCTGGAGGAGATGAACTCGCGGGAGGTCGCCGGCCGCTGGCCGGTCCTGCTCGGCGGGGCGGCCCTGACCCGCACCTACGTCGAGAACGACCTCGCCGAGCTCTACCACGGCGACGTCCGCTACGCGCGGGACGCGTTCGAGGGCCTGCGGCTGATGGACACCATCATGGCCGCCAAGCAGGGCCGGGCACCGGAGATCAGCGCCGAGGAGGCCGCGAAGAGAGCGGAGCGCAAGGCCCGCCGCGAGCGGTCCCTGCGCATCGCCGAAGCCCGCAAGTCCGCCCGAGAGCCGGAGGCCCCGATTCCCGCCCGATCCGATGTCGCGACCGACGTGCCCGTGCCCGTGCCGCCCTTCTGGGGCACCCGCGTGGTGAAGGGCATCCCGGTCGCCGAATACGCCACCCTGCTCGACGAGCGGGCCACCTTCCTCGGCCAGTGGGGCCTGCGCGGCGCCCGCGGTGGACACGGCCCCAGCTACGAGCAGCTGGTGGAGACCGAAGGCCGACCGCGGCTGCGGTACTGGCTGGACCGGCTGGCCACCGACGGGGTCCTGCAGCACGCGGCCGTCGTCTACGGGTACTTCCCGGCCGTCGCCGAGGGCAACGACCTGGTGGTGCTGTCCGAGGCGCACGCCGACGCCCCGGAGCGGGCCCGGTTCACCTTCCCGCGGCAGACGCGCGACCGGTACCTGTGCCTGGCCGACTTCTACCGGCCGCGCGAGACCGGCGAGGTGGACGTGCTGCCGCTGACCCTGGTGACCATGGGCCAGCCGATCGCCGACTACGCCAACGAGCTGTTCGCCGCCGACGCCTACCGCGACTACCTGGAGGTGCACGGCCTTGGCGTGCAGCTGACCGAGGCGCTGGCCGAGTACTGGCACCGCCGTGTCCGGCAGGAGCTGCACTTCGCCAGCGGCCGCGCGGTCGCCGACGAGGACCCGCGCGAGGTCGAGGAGTTCTTCAAGCTGGGTTACCGCGGCGCCCGGTTCTCCCTCGGCTACGGCGCCTGCCCCAACCTGGAGGACCGCGCCACCATCGTGGAGCTGCTCGGCGCCGAGCGCATCGGCGTCAAGCTGTCCGAGGAGTTCCAGCTGCATCCCGAGCAGTCCACCGACGCGATCGTGGCCCACCACCCCGAGGCCAAGTACTTCAACACCTGA
- a CDS encoding HAD family hydrolase — protein MTDGLAAVLWDMDGTLVDSEKLWDVALYECAEWLGGTLSTEQRLTLVGSNMDATASYLLTVTGHEPAPAAVARTGAWIRDRTANLFADELPWRPGAREALASVRRAGLASALVTSTERALTELALNTIGRDFFDATVCGDEVGGRNKPDPEPYLRAARLLGVDPARCVAVEDSPPGAASAAAAGCVVLVVPNDVSVEPGPRRVFRTSLTGVDADTLVAIHAGV, from the coding sequence TTGACGGACGGCCTGGCTGCCGTGCTCTGGGACATGGACGGCACGCTCGTGGACTCGGAGAAGCTGTGGGATGTGGCGCTGTACGAGTGCGCGGAGTGGCTGGGCGGCACGCTGAGCACCGAGCAGCGGCTGACCCTCGTGGGGTCCAACATGGACGCCACCGCGTCCTACCTGCTGACCGTGACCGGGCACGAACCGGCGCCCGCCGCGGTCGCCCGCACCGGCGCGTGGATCCGCGACCGCACCGCGAACCTGTTCGCCGACGAGCTGCCCTGGCGGCCCGGCGCGCGCGAGGCGCTGGCGTCGGTGCGGCGGGCGGGGCTGGCGTCGGCGCTGGTCACCTCCACCGAACGGGCGCTGACCGAGCTGGCGCTGAACACGATCGGCCGGGACTTCTTCGATGCCACCGTCTGCGGTGACGAGGTCGGCGGCCGCAACAAGCCGGACCCGGAGCCCTACCTGCGCGCGGCACGGCTGCTCGGCGTGGATCCGGCGCGTTGCGTGGCCGTCGAAGATTCCCCGCCGGGCGCCGCATCGGCGGCTGCGGCGGGCTGCGTCGTCCTCGTGGTACCCAACGACGTCTCCGTGGAACCCGGGCCGCGGCGGGTGTTCCGCACGTCGCTGACCGGGGTGGACGCGGACACCCTCGTCGCGATCCACGCCGGGGTGTGA
- a CDS encoding YybH family protein: protein MTSTIDEQDEIRAVIEEQAAAMRAGDADAVVARYAPDIVAFTLAPPLAHGPDELRDPATLRGWFAGFTGPVGYEVRDPRITVRGDLAFCASLNRMSAVPAGAAGPFTLWFRSTVCLRREGGRWLIAHQHQSTPFHMDGSFAAALDLEP from the coding sequence ATGACGAGCACCATCGACGAGCAGGACGAGATCCGCGCCGTCATCGAGGAACAGGCCGCCGCGATGCGGGCCGGGGACGCCGACGCGGTGGTCGCGCGGTACGCCCCGGACATCGTCGCCTTCACCCTCGCGCCCCCGCTGGCCCACGGCCCGGACGAACTGCGCGACCCGGCCACGCTGCGGGGCTGGTTCGCCGGGTTCACCGGCCCGGTCGGCTACGAGGTGCGGGACCCGCGGATCACCGTGCGCGGCGACCTCGCCTTCTGCGCGAGCCTGAACCGGATGTCGGCGGTCCCCGCGGGCGCGGCCGGGCCGTTCACGCTGTGGTTCCGGTCCACGGTGTGCCTGCGCCGGGAGGGCGGCCGCTGGCTGATCGCGCACCAGCACCAGTCCACGCCCTTCCACATGGACGGCTCGTTCGCCGCGGCGCTGGACCTGGAGCCCTAG
- a CDS encoding AEC family transporter has product MTGGVLPAFAPIWALTGLGYLLGRFRVLGERAEEVLTRYVFTVAMPAVLFSTMLDTPLTALANPGAIAFLAGTVVVGGIGFALGRWVFRRKPAEWAVTGMASCYTNAANLGIPVTMQLFGSSAFTVVLILLQTLVLMPSLLALLESEAHTPGRSRWRALVALPVRTPVIAASLLGVLFRASGLHLPALAAQPLHLIAGAGVGTALLVLGMSLTSGGRAPVGDGTRRTELATVVALKLVAQPVITLGAGLLLGVPHPALAVAVVCAGLPTAQNVFIATSQYALDSRFVRDCVLVSTLLAMGSLSLLAWLVAGIG; this is encoded by the coding sequence TTGACCGGGGGTGTCCTGCCGGCGTTCGCGCCGATCTGGGCACTGACCGGACTGGGGTACCTCCTCGGCCGCTTCCGGGTGCTCGGCGAGCGGGCCGAGGAGGTGCTGACCAGGTATGTCTTCACGGTCGCCATGCCGGCGGTGCTGTTCAGCACGATGCTGGACACGCCGCTGACCGCACTGGCCAACCCGGGTGCGATCGCGTTCCTGGCCGGCACCGTCGTGGTGGGCGGCATCGGGTTCGCGCTCGGGCGGTGGGTGTTCCGGCGCAAACCGGCGGAGTGGGCGGTCACCGGAATGGCTTCCTGCTACACCAACGCGGCGAACCTGGGCATCCCGGTGACGATGCAGCTGTTCGGCAGCTCCGCGTTCACCGTGGTGCTGATCCTGCTGCAGACGCTGGTGCTGATGCCGTCGCTGCTCGCGCTGCTGGAAAGCGAGGCGCACACGCCCGGCCGGTCGCGGTGGCGGGCCCTGGTGGCGTTGCCGGTGCGCACCCCGGTGATCGCTGCGTCGCTGCTCGGCGTGCTGTTCCGGGCGAGCGGGCTGCACCTGCCGGCCCTGGCGGCCCAGCCGCTGCACCTGATCGCGGGCGCCGGCGTCGGCACCGCGCTGCTGGTCCTGGGGATGTCGCTCACCTCCGGCGGCCGCGCCCCGGTCGGCGACGGGACCCGGCGGACCGAGCTCGCGACCGTGGTCGCGCTCAAGCTCGTCGCCCAGCCCGTGATCACCCTCGGAGCGGGGCTGCTGCTCGGGGTGCCGCACCCGGCGCTGGCGGTCGCGGTGGTGTGCGCCGGCCTGCCCACCGCGCAGAACGTGTTCATCGCGACCAGCCAGTACGCGCTGGACAGCCGGTTCGTGCGGGACTGCGTGCTGGTGTCGACGCTGCTGGCGATGGGCTCGTTGTCCCTGCTCGCCTGGCTGGTCGCGGGGATCGGCTAG